The genomic interval GCCGGCAGTAGCGGCGAAGAGTGCTGTGGCCGCCTCAGAGACTACTGTACGGGCCGCCCTTCGCCTCGGTGAGCCGGTCTACCTGTTCGTCCGTGAGGTCGATTGTGGCCGCACCGAGGTTCTCCTCCAGCTGTTCGACGGTGCGCGCGCCGACGATGGGCGCGGTGACGCCGTCGCGGTGGCTGAGCCACGCGAGCGCGGTCTGCGCGGGCGTCGCGTCCACCTCGTCGGCGACGGCTTCGAGTTCGTCGTGCACGTCGAAGTTCTCCTCGGTGAGGTAGGCGTCCTCGAACCGACTGGACTCCGCCGCGCGGGACTCGCCGGTCAGGCCGTCCTCGCGCGTGTACTTCCCGGTGAGGAAGCCCTGGCCGAGCGGGCTCCACGGGCAGACCGCGAGGTCTTCGCTCCGCGCGAACTCCAGGTAGTCCCCCTCGATTTCGCGGTCGACGAGGTTGTACCGCGGCTGAAGCACCGAGAACGGCTCCCAGCCCTCGGCGCGCGCGAGTTCGTTCGCCTTCGCGACCTTCCACGCGTTCGGCCGCAGCGTGGACGCGCCGAGGTAGTGGACTTTCCCGTCCTCGACGAGGCGGTTCAGCGTCTTCATCAGCTCCCGCGTCGGCGTCTGGTCGTCCCAGCGGTGGATGTAGAGCACGTCCACGTAGTCCGTTCCGAGCCGTTCGAGGAGCGCGTCGATGCGGTCGCGGACGTTCTTCCGGTTCGTCCCCCGGCTGTTGGGGTCGTTCTCCCGAATCTGCCAGTAAATCTTGGAGGCGATGGTGTATCGCTCCCGGTCGCGGTCACTGAGCCAGTCGCCGATCCACTCCTCGCTCGCGCCGCCGCCGTACACGTCCGCGGTGTCGATGTACCGGCCGCCCGCGTCGGCGTACGCCGTGAGGAGTTCCTTCGCGCGCTCCTCGCCGATTTCGACGTTCCCCTCCTCGGTCTGCTTGCCGAACCGCCACGTCCCGAACTGGAGTTCGCTCGATTTGAGGCCGGTTCCGCCGACGGACACGAAGTCGAGGTCGAGGTCACTGACTGCCATCACCGGCCCTTGGACGACCGCCGTGAAAACAGTTCAGTAATCGGCCACGTCGTCGCGGGGGCGTACCGTTTTAGGGTTCCACGACGGACGCCGGGTATGGCAGACGAAACCGCACTCGTCACCGGTGCCGGCGCCGGAATCGGCCGCGCAATCGCTCGACAGCTCGCCGACGACGGCTACCACGTCGTCGTCACCGACATCGACCCCGACGGCGGCGCGGAGACCGTCGATATCGTCGAGGACGACGGCGGACGCGCGACGTTCACCGAACTCGACGTGACCGACCACGACGCCGTCGAAGCCACCATCGACGCCACCGTCGAAGAGTACGGCGGCCTCGACGTGCTCGTGAACAACGCCGGCGTCGGCCACGAACCCGCGCTCGTCGAAGACGTCTCCGTCACCGACCGCGACCGCCTCATCTCCGTCAACGTCGAAGGCGTCTGGAACGGCTGTCACGCCGCCATCCCCCACATGAAACAGGCCGGCGAGGGCCGCATCGTCAACATCTCCTCGCTCGCCGGCGTCGTCGGCTCCCCCCGAATCGCCACCTACTCACTCACCAAGGGCGCAGTCCTGAACTTCACGCGCGCCATCGCCGCCGAACTCGGCCCCGCCGGCGTCCGCGCGAACGCCGTCTGCCCCGGCTTCGTCGAAACCAGCATGGCCGACGAGTTCTTCGCCGGCAGCGACGACCCCGAGAAAGCCCGCGAACGCATGGAACGCCAGTACCCCCTCCGCCGACTCGGCCACCCCGACGAAGTCGCCGACGCCGTCTCCTTCCTCGCCAGCGAAAACGCCTCCTACATCACCGGCCACGGCCTCCTCGTCGACGGCGGATTCAACGCGACCTGACTACGGCGTGTCACCGAGCGCGCGACGCGCCGACGCTCGAATATCCGCGTACGTCTCGGGGACGGTGATTGTAACGCCCGTGTCCGGCCGGGAGAGGCCGTCGGGTATCGAGAGTTCGTCCCCGAGTTCGATGGCGGGCGGATAGCCGCGGAGCGTCGGCCACGACCGCTCGGCCGACCACTCTTTCACGGACGCGCCGAGCGCGCCGACGGCGGTCATGAGCGCGCCTGGGTCGTCGGGGACGGTGACGGTGGCGTGGGGGCGGTTGTGGCGGGCGCGCGCCCCGACCTCGACGCGGGTGCGTTCGGGGAACGACACGTGGAGCGACCCGCCGTCCGCGTGGGGCGCGTCGTACCCGGCGGTCGCGGACGTTCGCGGGAGGGCGACGTACGTCTTCACGATTCGGCCGAGTTCGAGGTAGTGCGTGCCCTCGGGGAGGTCGCGGGGCGTGGTGGAGAACTCGCCCTGGTAGTCGCCGCTCGTGTCGCGGAGGCGGGCGTTCACGTCCGATGGAATCACGAGTTCGCTGGCCGTGAACGCCACGGCGTCGTCCACGGGGAAGACGAAGGATTCGGGTGGGGCGGGCGCGAGCGCGCCCGGGTCGGCGACGCCGAGCGTGGCGGACATGCCGGCGAGGTCGTCGCGGACGGTGAGTTCCTCGGTCTCGGAGTCGAGGGAGAACGAGACGAGAGAGGAGACTGTTCCAGTCATCGGCGTATTGTCAGGAGTCGCGTTCGTTTGAGGATGTCGTCTCCCCGGGCGGAGTGTGTGAGGATCGAGTCAGTCCGCGCGGTCGTGGGTGGCGCGGCGGAGGGTCGCGGGAGTGACGCGGTCGGTGGGTCGGACGGGTGTGCCGTCGACGCGGGGGAAGGTCGTGGGGTGGCCGAGGAGGGATGCGGCGTTCGCCGGGTCGTGCGTTTCGGGGTGTTGGACGGCGACGCCGGCGAGGTTGTAGGCGTCGTATTCGACGGGGTGGGTGAACCGGGCGACGCCGCCGAGTGGGTCGTCCGCGGTGACGGCGAGCCTGGTGGTGAACGCGTGCCGGCCGGACGGTCGTGAGTCGACGTCGATTCGTGCGGGGAAGGCGCTGTCGTCGGGACGAACGGGAACGTAGGTCGGGTGGCCGACCACGCGGACGGCGTCCCCGAGGTCGGCGTACCGCACGGCGGCTTCGGCGGAGCAGCCGACCTGGGCGCAGTGGAGGAGGTCGGCGACCCGGTCGGCTGGGAGGCGGTCGGGAGCCGCGATAACTGCGGGGACGCCGCGTTCCGCGAGCGCGACCGCCGCGTCGAACGCGTGCGTGCCGGTGACGACGCCGAGACCCAGCGTGGTCGTGTCGAGCGCGTCGAACGCCAGGACGCCGTCGGTGCACGAAATGCCGTCGGGTCGGACCGGTCGATCCCAGTACGCGACGGTCGCGTCCGCGGCGGTCTCCCGGACGGTCTCGCGGTCGTCGCTCGCGGTGACGGTGACGGGTTCGGGGAGGGCGGCGGTCGCGTCGCGGAGCGCGGACGCACGGTCAGAACCCGCGAACACGACGGTCTCGGAGTCGTCGCGCGTGACGTACGGCGTCCGCCGCGCGGCGTCGCGGAACGACGGAACGAGGCGGGTGTCGCCGACGGGCGGTACGCCGGCCGCGTGCGCGGTGGCGGCGGACGGGCCGAACGCGCCGGAGTCTATCGTCCGTCGGTCGTCGTCGACGTGGACGCGCCAGAGGCCGTGGAGGACGTGCGGGAGGAGTTCCGCGTCCGCGATGTCGTCCCGGAGCACCGCGGTCACCGGCCACTGCGGGACGGCAGGCGCGAGTAGGTCAGGAGAGACTTCGAGGTACTCCATGAGCTGTTCGGGTATCGAGGACTCGTAGAGGTTCGGCGGGTAGAACGGGAGCCTGGCCGCGAGTTCGTCGTACTCGTGGCGGGGGAGCGCGTAGTAGCCGTCCGTGCGCGCGAGCGAGTCGAGCACGAGACACGTCGCGAGCAGGCGGTCGACGGCGGTTTCGAGCGGTTCGTCGGGAGCGATCGGGGCGGTGTAGCCGTTCGAGAGCGACAGCCGCGGTTCGCTCGCGGGTTCGACGGTCGCGCCGAGGTAGTACGCGAGCGGCGCGACCCGATAGACGGCCGCAAGCGAGTCGGGGACGCCGAGCGTGACGCCCGTGTCGGGCGTCCGGAGGCCGTCGGGGATGGCGAGTTCGTCGCCGACCTCGATGCCGGGCGGGTAGCCGCGGAGCGTCGGCCACGACCGCTCCGGCGAGAACTCTCGTATCGACGACCCGAGCCGCGAAACGGCCCGCATCAGCGCGCGCGGGTCGTCCGGCACGGTCATCGTCGCCCGCGGCCGGTCGTGCGCGGAGCGCGCACCGACCTCGACGTACGCCGGTTCGGGGAAGGAGACGCGGAGCACGCCGCCCTCGCTTCGCGGTTCCGTGTACGCGGCGGTCGCCGCGGTTCGGCTCAGCCGAACGTAGGTCTTCACAGGCGCGGCGAGTTCGAGGTAGTGCGTGCCCTCGGGGAGGTCGCGGGGCGTCGTGGAGAACTCGCCGCGGTGGTCGCCGTTCGCGTTCCGGAGGTAGGCGGTGACGCCGGGCGGGAACTCGATGGCGTCCGTCGTCGTCCCGACGGCGTCGTCCACGGGGAAGAGGAATCCGTCCGGTGGTGCGGGTTCGTAGCCGGCGGCGTCGAGGGAGAACGTGAACGCCCGGTTCGTGAGCGCATCCCGGACGCGAAGATCCTCGCCGTCGAGGGAGAACGAGACGAGGTCGCGGACGTCGCCACCGGAGGTCATCGCGTTCAGTCAGGGTTCCGAACGCTTTGAGGGTGTCGCCTTCACGCGATGGTTCGCGCGGCGTCGGCGAGGAACAGCAGGCCGAATCCGGCGAGGAGGAGGGCTGAGAGCGCGCTGACGGCGGGTGCGAGGGATTCGACGCGGCGTTCGGCGGCGGCGAGCGCGAGCGGGAAGGAGACGACCCAGCCGAGCACGCCCGCGAAGAACCCGAAGATGAGTGCGAGGCTGCCGGTGTGGACGACGAGCGCGCCGGCGAGGGAGTCGCCGAGGTAGGGCGTGTAGCTGAGGAGGTCGAGCGTGCCGGGTTCGACGAGTGCGACGCCGGCGGACAGCCAGAACGCGAGCTGGTAGGGGTTGGTGATGGCGAGGACGAACGCGCGCTGGAAGCCGGTGCCGGCGACGCGTCGCTCGCCCGCCTCGCGGAACGACTCGGAGACGCCGCGGTACGCGCCGTACGCGAAGTAGAGCATGAGGACGCCGCCGACGGCGAGCAGGGCGGCGTGGAGGAGCGGAACGTCGGTGACGACGGCGACGACGCCGACGAGCGCGAGCACGAAGAAGCAGAAGTCGGCGGTCGCCGCGCCGAGACCGGCGCGAACGCCCTTCCGCCAGCCGCGCTGCACGGCTTCCTCGGCGATGACGGCGTTCATCGGGCCGGGGGGTGCGGCGAGCGCGAGGCCGAACGCGACGCCCGCGGCGACTGACGCGAACATAGTTCGAGTGGGCGGCGTGCCGTGAAAAACACCGCGTTCTTTGCGTCGCGGTGCCGTACGACCCACCATGCCAGACACTACCGTGGTCGAGGGGTGGCAGGGACGGTTCTACGAGGACTTCGATGTGGGCGACGTGTACAAGCACCCGTACGGGCGGACGGTGACCGAGACGGACAACGTCTGGTTCACGAACCTCACGATGAACGTGAACCCGATGCACTTCAACGAGGCGTACGCGTCGGCGACCGAGTTCGAGGAGCGCCTCGTGGACGGGACGTTCGTCATCGCGCTCGCGGTGGGGATGAGTGTCGTGGACGTGTCCGTGAACGCCACCGCGAACCTCGGGTACGACGACGTCCAGCACCACGCGCCCGTCTTCCACGGCGACACCATCTTCGCCGAGTCCGAAGTGCTCTCGAAGCGCGAACTCGATAGCAGAGAACACGTCGGCGTCGTCACCACGGAGTTGCGCGCGTACAACCAGGAGGGGACGAAGGTGTTGTCGTTGGAGCGGACGCCGATGGTGCTCAAGCGGGAGTACGCGGACGTGTCGGCGGATCGCCCGCCGGGCTGGCCGGACGGCGTCGGCACGCAGGCCGAGGATTAGTCGCGCATGTGGACGCTCGCCTGCGGTTCCGCGGGGTCGGTCGGCACCTCGACGAGCGTCGGGCCGTCCCGGTCGAACGCCGTGTCCACGGCCGCCCGAA from Salarchaeum japonicum carries:
- a CDS encoding MaoC family dehydratase: MPDTTVVEGWQGRFYEDFDVGDVYKHPYGRTVTETDNVWFTNLTMNVNPMHFNEAYASATEFEERLVDGTFVIALAVGMSVVDVSVNATANLGYDDVQHHAPVFHGDTIFAESEVLSKRELDSREHVGVVTTELRAYNQEGTKVLSLERTPMVLKREYADVSADRPPGWPDGVGTQAED
- a CDS encoding aldo/keto reductase, which encodes MAVSDLDLDFVSVGGTGLKSSELQFGTWRFGKQTEEGNVEIGEERAKELLTAYADAGGRYIDTADVYGGGASEEWIGDWLSDRDRERYTIASKIYWQIRENDPNSRGTNRKNVRDRIDALLERLGTDYVDVLYIHRWDDQTPTRELMKTLNRLVEDGKVHYLGASTLRPNAWKVAKANELARAEGWEPFSVLQPRYNLVDREIEGDYLEFARSEDLAVCPWSPLGQGFLTGKYTREDGLTGESRAAESSRFEDAYLTEENFDVHDELEAVADEVDATPAQTALAWLSHRDGVTAPIVGARTVEQLEENLGAATIDLTDEQVDRLTEAKGGPYSSL
- a CDS encoding SDR family NAD(P)-dependent oxidoreductase; this encodes MADETALVTGAGAGIGRAIARQLADDGYHVVVTDIDPDGGAETVDIVEDDGGRATFTELDVTDHDAVEATIDATVEEYGGLDVLVNNAGVGHEPALVEDVSVTDRDRLISVNVEGVWNGCHAAIPHMKQAGEGRIVNISSLAGVVGSPRIATYSLTKGAVLNFTRAIAAELGPAGVRANAVCPGFVETSMADEFFAGSDDPEKARERMERQYPLRRLGHPDEVADAVSFLASENASYITGHGLLVDGGFNAT
- a CDS encoding LysE family translocator, whose amino-acid sequence is MFASVAAGVAFGLALAAPPGPMNAVIAEEAVQRGWRKGVRAGLGAATADFCFFVLALVGVVAVVTDVPLLHAALLAVGGVLMLYFAYGAYRGVSESFREAGERRVAGTGFQRAFVLAITNPYQLAFWLSAGVALVEPGTLDLLSYTPYLGDSLAGALVVHTGSLALIFGFFAGVLGWVVSFPLALAAAERRVESLAPAVSALSALLLAGFGLLFLADAARTIA
- a CDS encoding type 1 periplasmic-binding domain-containing protein — its product is MTSGGDVRDLVSFSLDGEDLRVRDALTNRAFTFSLDAAGYEPAPPDGFLFPVDDAVGTTTDAIEFPPGVTAYLRNANGDHRGEFSTTPRDLPEGTHYLELAAPVKTYVRLSRTAATAAYTEPRSEGGVLRVSFPEPAYVEVGARSAHDRPRATMTVPDDPRALMRAVSRLGSSIREFSPERSWPTLRGYPPGIEVGDELAIPDGLRTPDTGVTLGVPDSLAAVYRVAPLAYYLGATVEPASEPRLSLSNGYTAPIAPDEPLETAVDRLLATCLVLDSLARTDGYYALPRHEYDELAARLPFYPPNLYESSIPEQLMEYLEVSPDLLAPAVPQWPVTAVLRDDIADAELLPHVLHGLWRVHVDDDRRTIDSGAFGPSAATAHAAGVPPVGDTRLVPSFRDAARRTPYVTRDDSETVVFAGSDRASALRDATAALPEPVTVTASDDRETVRETAADATVAYWDRPVRPDGISCTDGVLAFDALDTTTLGLGVVTGTHAFDAAVALAERGVPAVIAAPDRLPADRVADLLHCAQVGCSAEAAVRYADLGDAVRVVGHPTYVPVRPDDSAFPARIDVDSRPSGRHAFTTRLAVTADDPLGGVARFTHPVEYDAYNLAGVAVQHPETHDPANAASLLGHPTTFPRVDGTPVRPTDRVTPATLRRATHDRAD